Proteins co-encoded in one Candidatus Thiodictyon syntrophicum genomic window:
- a CDS encoding DUF2887 domain-containing protein produces MKTDKQIYTLLGADPDFLRVLTDGIAVRGPYLFEALDVKGLERRTDGVLIPRAQDEDIWVMEFQAQSDPLIYHRLLLEMALVGERHPRRVVRGFVLFAEATLDPCTEPWHGLMTRDPQPPLRRAYLPEVLKRLAREAPDHPLLGVFLPYLEADLERLRRQAPTVYRQLQATALPEASRRHCVAVFQSWLMARFKSLSLEEILKMLGELTPLEETRAYKELVAKGVTIGHQEGRRREARRLVLLLLQRRIGVVPAAQQRRIAALSVEQLESLGTALLDFRDLSELNAWLADH; encoded by the coding sequence ATGAAGACCGACAAACAGATCTACACCCTGCTGGGCGCTGACCCCGACTTCCTGCGCGTACTCACCGACGGCATCGCCGTGCGCGGGCCCTATCTGTTCGAGGCGCTCGACGTCAAAGGACTGGAGCGGCGCACCGACGGCGTCCTGATCCCGCGGGCGCAAGACGAGGACATCTGGGTGATGGAATTTCAGGCGCAGTCGGACCCGCTGATCTATCACCGCCTGTTGCTGGAGATGGCCCTGGTGGGGGAGCGCCATCCGCGGCGGGTGGTGCGCGGCTTCGTCCTATTCGCCGAGGCCACACTGGACCCCTGCACCGAGCCCTGGCACGGGCTGATGACGCGCGATCCCCAGCCGCCGCTACGCCGCGCCTATCTGCCCGAGGTGCTCAAGCGCCTGGCGCGCGAGGCCCCGGACCACCCGCTGCTCGGGGTCTTCCTGCCCTACCTGGAGGCCGACCTGGAGCGCTTGCGTCGGCAAGCCCCAACGGTCTATCGTCAATTGCAAGCAACCGCCCTGCCGGAAGCCTCGCGTCGCCACTGTGTCGCGGTGTTTCAATCCTGGCTGATGGCGCGGTTCAAATCGCTGAGCCTGGAGGAGATCCTGAAGATGTTAGGCGAACTCACCCCACTCGAAGAGACCCGGGCCTACAAGGAACTGGTGGCCAAGGGCGTGACCATTGGCCACCAAGAGGGCCGCCGACGCGAAGCACGCCGACTGGTGCTGCTGCTGCTCCAGCGGCGCATCGGCGTGGTGCCCGCTGCCCAACAGCGGCGCATCGCCGCCTTATCGGTCGAGCAACTGGAGTCCCTGGGCACCGCCCTGCTGGACTTTCGCGACCTGTCGGAACTCAACGCCTGGTTGGCAGACCACTGA
- a CDS encoding 2-oxoacid:acceptor oxidoreductase family protein encodes MMFQVRIHGRGGQGCVTGAEMLSIAAFLEGKHAQAFPSFGSERTGAPVVAFCRISDREIRLREPIMQPDGLIIQDPTLLHQVDVFSGLRPDGFVLINSKKNFDDLDISERFPGWHHAHLCTVPATEIAMEHIGRPLPNAILLAGFAAMSGAVSLDSVHAAIRDKFSGKVASGNISAASAAYDFVKKEKEDYDRADAM; translated from the coding sequence ATGATGTTTCAGGTCCGCATCCACGGCCGCGGGGGCCAAGGCTGCGTTACAGGCGCGGAGATGCTGTCCATCGCCGCCTTTCTCGAAGGTAAGCACGCCCAGGCGTTTCCGAGCTTCGGCTCCGAGCGCACCGGCGCGCCCGTGGTGGCATTCTGCCGCATCTCCGATCGGGAAATCCGGCTGCGTGAGCCCATCATGCAGCCCGACGGGCTCATCATCCAGGACCCCACCCTGCTCCACCAGGTGGATGTGTTCAGCGGGTTGCGCCCGGACGGCTTCGTCCTCATCAACTCCAAGAAAAATTTCGACGACCTCGACATCAGCGAGCGCTTTCCGGGCTGGCACCACGCGCACCTGTGCACGGTCCCGGCCACCGAGATCGCCATGGAGCACATCGGGCGCCCGCTGCCCAATGCCATCCTGCTCGCCGGCTTCGCGGCCATGAGCGGGGCCGTCTCGCTGGACTCCGTCCACGCGGCGATCAGGGACAAGTTCTCCGGCAAGGTGGCGTCCGGCAACATCTCCGCCGCCAGTGCGGCCTACGACTTCGTGAAAAAAGAGAAGGAGGATTACGACCGTGCTGACGCAATGTGA
- a CDS encoding NAD(P)-binding protein, whose translation MEKPFAITLDVGSSLANKTGSWRTYRPLYVDRLPPCNNACPAGENIQGWLYHAESGDYEQAWRVLTQDNPMPAVMGRVCYHPCETSCNRGQLDESVGINSVERFLGDQAIKLGWKFNPPETVSGKHVLVVGAGPSGLSAAYHLARLGHRVTIHEAGPFAGGMMRFGIPKYRLPRDVLEAEVQRILDLGVTLELNTKVENIEATMQAGKFDAAFLAVGAHIAKRAYIPAGEAARLLDAMQVLRGMEGEEKPMLGRRVVVYGGGNTALDVARTAKRLGATDAIIVYRRTREKMPAHDFEVEEALQEGIMIKWLSTIKNMSDEGTLTVEKMELDEKGFPQPTGELETLETDSLVLALGQDVDLSLLDGVPGLEIKDGVVQVSPNMMTGRAGIFAGGDMVPSERTVTIGIGHGKKAARNIDAWLRGEVYEPAPKHALAEFRKINPWYYEDAPKTVQPTLDQARRQSTFEEVVGGLNETNALFEARRCLSCGNCFECDNCYGVCPDNAVIKLGPGMRFEFNFDYCKGCGICSVECPCGAITMVPENA comes from the coding sequence ATGGAAAAGCCCTTTGCCATAACCCTCGACGTCGGGTCTTCGCTCGCCAACAAGACCGGGAGTTGGCGCACCTACCGCCCGCTCTACGTCGACCGGCTGCCCCCCTGCAACAACGCCTGCCCCGCCGGCGAGAACATCCAGGGCTGGCTCTATCACGCCGAGTCCGGCGACTACGAGCAGGCGTGGCGCGTCCTCACCCAGGACAACCCCATGCCCGCCGTGATGGGCCGGGTCTGCTATCACCCCTGCGAGACCTCCTGCAACCGCGGCCAGCTCGACGAGTCGGTCGGCATCAACTCGGTCGAGCGCTTCCTGGGCGACCAGGCGATCAAGCTGGGCTGGAAGTTCAACCCGCCGGAAACCGTGAGCGGCAAGCACGTCCTGGTGGTCGGCGCCGGCCCCTCCGGCCTCTCCGCCGCCTATCACCTGGCGCGCCTGGGGCACCGGGTGACCATCCACGAGGCCGGGCCCTTTGCCGGCGGCATGATGCGCTTCGGCATCCCCAAATACCGGCTGCCGCGCGACGTGCTGGAGGCCGAGGTCCAGCGGATTCTGGACCTGGGCGTCACGCTCGAGCTCAACACCAAGGTCGAGAACATCGAAGCGACGATGCAGGCCGGCAAGTTCGACGCCGCCTTCCTCGCCGTCGGTGCCCATATCGCCAAGCGCGCCTATATCCCGGCCGGCGAGGCGGCGCGCCTGCTCGACGCCATGCAGGTGCTGCGCGGCATGGAGGGCGAGGAAAAGCCCATGCTGGGGCGCCGCGTGGTGGTCTACGGCGGCGGCAATACCGCGCTCGACGTGGCCCGCACCGCCAAGCGCCTGGGCGCCACCGATGCCATCATCGTGTACCGGCGCACCCGCGAGAAGATGCCCGCCCACGACTTCGAGGTCGAGGAGGCGCTGCAGGAAGGCATCATGATCAAGTGGCTCTCCACCATCAAGAACATGTCCGACGAGGGCACCTTGACGGTCGAGAAGATGGAACTCGACGAGAAGGGCTTCCCGCAGCCCACCGGTGAACTGGAGACCCTGGAGACCGACTCGCTGGTCCTGGCCCTCGGGCAGGACGTGGATCTGTCACTCTTGGACGGCGTGCCGGGGCTGGAGATCAAGGACGGCGTGGTCCAGGTCAGCCCCAACATGATGACGGGGCGCGCCGGCATCTTCGCAGGCGGCGACATGGTGCCCTCGGAGCGCACCGTGACCATCGGCATCGGCCACGGCAAGAAGGCGGCGCGCAACATCGACGCCTGGCTGCGCGGGGAGGTCTACGAGCCCGCCCCCAAGCACGCCCTGGCCGAATTCAGGAAGATCAATCCCTGGTACTACGAGGACGCGCCCAAGACGGTGCAGCCGACGCTGGACCAGGCCCGGCGCCAATCCACGTTCGAGGAGGTGGTCGGCGGGCTCAACGAGACCAACGCACTGTTCGAGGCGCGGCGTTGTCTGTCCTGCGGCAACTGCTTCGAGTGCGACAACTGCTATGGCGTCTGCCCCGACAACGCAGTGATCAAACTCGGCCCCGGGATGCGCTTCGAGTTCAACTTCGACTACTGCAAGGGGTGCGGGATCTGCAGTGTGGAGTGTCCCTGCGGGGCCATTACCATGGTGCCTGAGAACGCCTGA
- a CDS encoding Uma2 family endonuclease: MSQTALAEPRRTRPEPAGAVPPSQAGRHVSEEEYWRDYYLESDVHYEWNNGRLEEKPVSNYETFLVYHWFMLLLEHFLTARPIARMVALEMGFRLPLPTGTVIRKPDFGVVCNDNPQPLLPLDASYQGVFDLCVEALSDQEHRDILRDTVLKKAEYAAGGVPEYYILHRAPEQQAFFTRTAAGIYVPIAPDDGVIRSRVLPGLQFRLADLCRRPEHGTLRDDPVYAAFVLPGWRAAEERAAALAQALQQAEQLAAAEKAQGKAEGKADGLKRLLARRFGVLPRWAVQRLDTAAIDQLDGWLEGIFEAQSLEGLLGPKPRRGVPKAR; the protein is encoded by the coding sequence ATGTCGCAGACCGCCCTTGCCGAACCGCGTCGCACGCGGCCTGAACCGGCTGGTGCCGTGCCGCCTTCTCAAGCCGGCCGCCACGTCTCGGAGGAGGAGTACTGGCGCGACTACTACCTCGAGTCTGACGTCCACTATGAATGGAACAACGGGCGTCTGGAGGAAAAGCCGGTGTCCAACTACGAAACCTTCCTCGTCTACCACTGGTTCATGCTGCTGCTGGAGCACTTTCTAACCGCCCGGCCCATCGCCAGGATGGTCGCGCTGGAGATGGGCTTTCGGCTGCCGCTGCCGACCGGCACCGTCATCCGCAAGCCCGACTTCGGCGTGGTCTGCAATGACAACCCGCAGCCGCTGTTGCCGCTGGATGCGTCCTATCAGGGCGTCTTCGACCTTTGCGTCGAGGCCCTATCGGATCAGGAGCACCGCGACATCCTGCGCGATACCGTGCTCAAGAAGGCCGAGTATGCCGCCGGCGGCGTCCCGGAGTATTACATCCTGCACCGCGCGCCTGAGCAGCAGGCGTTCTTCACCCGCACGGCGGCGGGTATCTATGTCCCCATTGCGCCCGACGATGGCGTGATCCGCTCACGGGTCCTGCCCGGCCTGCAGTTTCGGCTGGCCGACCTCTGCCGCCGGCCCGAACATGGAACGCTACGCGATGATCCGGTCTATGCCGCCTTCGTGCTGCCTGGCTGGCGCGCGGCCGAGGAGCGTGCCGCAGCACTGGCGCAGGCCTTGCAGCAGGCCGAACAGCTCGCCGCCGCCGAAAAGGCCCAGGGCAAGGCCGAGGGCAAGGCCGACGGCCTGAAGCGGTTGCTGGCGCGCCGCTTCGGTGTCCTGCCCCGGTGGGCAGTCCAGCGTCTGGACACCGCCGCCATCGATCAATTGGACGGCTGGCTGGAGGGGATCTTCGAGGCCCAGAGCCTGGAGGGCCTGCTCGGCCCCAAGCCCCGGCGGGGCGTCCCGAAGGCGCGCTAG
- a CDS encoding thiamine pyrophosphate-dependent enzyme has translation MTATTVKFYQTGTHTVGNRLLDPEHRSVQADMRRTNSLNSGHRACQGCGEALGARYAIDAAMQATDNQLIAANATGCLEVFSTPYPETSWQIPWIHSLFGNTAAVATGIAAALRVKGRTEVRVVAQGGDGGTTDIGFGCLSGMFERNDDVLYICYDNEAYMNTGVQRSSATPGAARTATTPAVGEAPGNVFGQGKSLPLIAMAHEIPYVATAIVSELRDLEAKVKRAMEIRGARYIHIFVPCPLGWGTASNQTIHIARLAKETGIFPVIAAEHGELTKVSKIRKQLPVEDYLKPQRRFAHLFSPTPNLAAIAHIQALADRNIRRFGLIDAAPVGAVASAPTGAGDN, from the coding sequence ATGACAGCGACCACCGTCAAGTTTTACCAGACCGGCACCCACACCGTCGGCAACCGTCTGCTCGACCCCGAACACCGCTCCGTGCAGGCGGACATGCGGCGCACCAACTCGCTCAACTCCGGCCATCGCGCCTGTCAGGGGTGCGGCGAGGCGCTCGGGGCGCGCTACGCGATCGACGCCGCCATGCAGGCGACCGACAACCAGTTGATCGCGGCCAACGCGACCGGCTGTCTGGAGGTCTTCTCGACCCCCTATCCCGAGACCTCCTGGCAGATCCCCTGGATCCACTCACTGTTCGGCAATACCGCGGCGGTCGCCACCGGGATCGCCGCGGCCCTGCGCGTGAAGGGGCGCACCGAGGTGCGCGTGGTCGCCCAGGGCGGCGACGGCGGCACCACCGACATCGGCTTCGGCTGTCTGTCCGGCATGTTCGAGCGCAACGACGACGTGCTCTACATCTGCTACGACAACGAGGCCTACATGAACACCGGGGTGCAGCGCTCCTCGGCCACGCCCGGTGCCGCACGGACCGCCACCACGCCCGCGGTCGGCGAGGCCCCCGGTAACGTCTTCGGCCAAGGCAAGAGCCTGCCGCTGATCGCCATGGCCCATGAGATCCCCTATGTGGCTACCGCCATCGTGTCCGAACTGCGCGACCTGGAGGCCAAGGTCAAGCGCGCCATGGAGATCCGCGGCGCCCGCTACATCCACATCTTCGTGCCCTGCCCGCTGGGCTGGGGCACCGCCTCCAATCAGACCATCCACATCGCGCGTCTGGCCAAGGAGACCGGCATCTTCCCGGTGATCGCGGCCGAGCACGGCGAACTGACCAAGGTGTCGAAGATCCGCAAGCAGTTGCCGGTCGAGGACTATCTGAAGCCGCAGCGGCGCTTTGCGCATCTGTTCTCCCCGACGCCCAATCTCGCGGCCATCGCGCACATTCAGGCGCTCGCGGACCGCAACATCCGGCGCTTCGGTCTCATCGATGCCGCCCCGGTCGGCGCCGTTGCCAGTGCCCCCACCGGCGCAGGAGACAATTGA
- a CDS encoding histidine phosphatase family protein produces the protein MSKPSVCTAFLILAAVAAAPASTLAADANTAPAAAATPSFSEITATRATLEQLRAGGFVLYLRHGRTDNSRPDRVPHVDFNDCTTQRPLTAQGRADSARIGAALRQARIPIGEVHVSPLCRAKDSAAAALGTGQPYVIDNDLMYTANLTAAQKAPIIAHTRRLLSAPVAAGTNRLLIGHAPNLMDLIGYFPPEATLVVFRPQGSAGFTYVASILPTGWPDLLD, from the coding sequence ATGAGCAAGCCGAGCGTCTGCACCGCGTTCCTGATACTCGCGGCAGTCGCCGCGGCACCGGCGTCGACACTTGCCGCTGACGCGAACACCGCGCCCGCCGCTGCCGCCACACCCAGCTTCAGCGAGATTACCGCCACCCGGGCCACCCTCGAACAATTGCGGGCCGGCGGTTTCGTGCTCTACCTGCGCCATGGCAGGACCGACAACTCCCGCCCGGACCGGGTGCCACATGTCGACTTCAACGACTGTACCACCCAGCGCCCCCTCACCGCCCAGGGCCGCGCGGACTCCGCCCGGATCGGCGCGGCGCTGCGCCAGGCGCGCATCCCCATCGGCGAGGTCCACGTCAGCCCGCTGTGCCGCGCCAAGGACAGCGCGGCGGCGGCCCTTGGCACGGGGCAACCCTACGTCATCGACAACGACCTGATGTATACCGCCAACCTGACCGCCGCGCAAAAGGCGCCGATCATCGCCCACACCCGGCGCCTGCTGTCCGCGCCGGTCGCCGCGGGGACCAACCGTCTGCTGATCGGACACGCGCCCAACCTCATGGATTTGATCGGCTACTTCCCCCCGGAGGCAACGCTCGTGGTCTTCCGCCCGCAGGGCAGCGCCGGCTTCACCTACGTCGCCAGCATCCTGCCCACCGGCTGGCCAGACCTCCTGGACTGA
- a CDS encoding Uma2 family endonuclease: MPKTVPAFQAPGPFRADQIRPGDPYELSNGHPIHCMPTGGRGSRANLVGAALIDSDPAVESAGVDTGFALTPNTLRAPDVAVGNVTDAPGWVKGQAPPLAVEYADSGQDEAELRARIADLLAGGTRVLWVVRLVCPPRVEIHTPGLPLRVCRPGELLEAPGILRNPVPVAALFDRTAAHEATLRNLLQRKGYGDLDAVREEGQVQGREEGQTQGALIALREALLLVLAQRGLDPDPARRAAVADCTDPERLRRWLGQAAVAASLSEVFV; this comes from the coding sequence ATGCCGAAGACGGTTCCGGCTTTCCAGGCCCCTGGTCCGTTCCGGGCCGACCAGATCAGACCCGGCGACCCCTACGAGTTGTCCAATGGTCACCCGATTCACTGCATGCCGACGGGCGGGCGCGGCTCGCGGGCCAACCTCGTGGGCGCCGCGCTGATCGACAGCGATCCCGCGGTCGAGTCGGCCGGTGTCGATACCGGTTTTGCCCTGACGCCGAACACCCTGAGGGCGCCGGACGTGGCGGTGGGTAATGTCACCGACGCGCCTGGCTGGGTGAAGGGCCAGGCCCCCCCGTTGGCGGTCGAGTATGCAGATTCGGGCCAGGACGAGGCCGAACTCAGGGCCCGGATTGCCGACCTGCTGGCCGGTGGGACACGCGTGCTCTGGGTCGTGCGGCTGGTCTGTCCCCCACGCGTCGAGATCCACACCCCGGGCCTGCCGCTGCGGGTCTGCCGCCCCGGTGAACTGCTCGAGGCCCCCGGTATCCTGCGCAACCCGGTCCCCGTGGCCGCCCTGTTCGACCGCACGGCCGCCCACGAGGCCACGCTGCGGAACCTGCTGCAGCGCAAGGGCTACGGCGATCTCGACGCCGTGCGTGAGGAGGGACAGGTGCAGGGGAGGGAAGAAGGCCAGACGCAAGGCGCACTCATTGCCCTGCGTGAGGCCCTGCTCCTGGTCCTGGCCCAGCGGGGACTGGACCCCGATCCCGCCCGGCGCGCGGCCGTCGCTGACTGCACCGACCCCGAGCGGCTGCGACGGTGGCTGGGCCAGGCGGCGGTCGCGGCGAGTCTGTCCGAGGTCTTTGTGTGA
- a CDS encoding HD-GYP domain-containing protein, with protein MNARDADETAPVPALRQTILIVDDTPQNLTLLGELLLPLYRVRAANSGARGMIVKAAPLHDIGKVGVPDATLLKPGRLTSAEFEIMKLHPSIGANAIDKAMCQALAAADDDAAALASGAFAFMEVAREISLNRHEKWDGSGYPAGLAGDAIPVSARLMALADVFDALLTRRVYKAPLTLEQTTRIIRDGRGTHFDPEVVDAFLACREQFSEIAARYVDPEPGPEPAR; from the coding sequence ATGAACGCACGCGATGCAGATGAGACGGCGCCGGTCCCGGCCCTGAGGCAGACCATCCTGATCGTTGATGACACACCGCAAAACCTGACGCTGCTCGGTGAGTTACTGCTGCCGCTGTACCGCGTACGCGCGGCCAACTCGGGCGCGCGGGGGATGATCGTAAAGGCCGCGCCGCTGCACGACATCGGCAAGGTCGGGGTACCCGACGCCACGCTGCTGAAACCAGGCCGCCTCACCAGCGCGGAATTCGAGATCATGAAGCTGCACCCGAGCATCGGCGCCAACGCAATCGACAAGGCGATGTGCCAGGCGCTTGCCGCGGCGGATGATGACGCCGCCGCACTGGCGTCCGGCGCCTTTGCCTTTATGGAGGTCGCCCGCGAAATTTCACTCAACCGCCACGAAAAATGGGACGGCAGCGGCTACCCGGCGGGACTCGCCGGGGACGCCATCCCGGTGTCGGCGCGGCTGATGGCGCTCGCCGACGTCTTTGACGCATTGCTGACACGCCGCGTCTACAAGGCGCCGCTGACCCTTGAGCAGACCACGCGGATCATCCGCGACGGACGCGGCACCCATTTCGACCCGGAGGTGGTCGACGCCTTCCTGGCGTGTCGCGAGCAGTTCAGCGAGATCGCCGCACGCTATGTCGACCCCGAACCGGGACCGGAACCGGCCAGATGA
- a CDS encoding DUF2887 domain-containing protein: MKTDKQIYTLLGADPDFLRVLTDGIAVRGPYLFEALDVKGLERRTDGVLIPRAQDEDIWVMEFQAQSDPLIYHRLLLEMALVGERHPQRVVRGFVLFAEAALDPCTEPWHGLMTRDHQPPLRRAYLPEVLKRLAREVPDHPLLGVFLPYLEADLERLRRQAPTVYRQLQATALPEASRRHCVAVFQSWLMARFKSLSLEEILKMLGELTPLEETRAYKELVAKGVTIGHQEGRRREARRLVLLQLQRRIGVVPAAQQRRIAALSVEQLESLGTALLDFRDLSELNAWLADH; this comes from the coding sequence ATGAAGACCGACAAACAGATCTACACCCTGTTGGGCGCTGACCCCGACTTCCTGCGCGTACTCACCGACGGCATCGCCGTGCGCGGGCCCTACCTGTTCGAGGCGCTCGACGTCAAAGGACTGGAGCGGCGCACCGACGGCGTCCTGATCCCGCGGGCGCAAGACGAAGACATCTGGGTCATGGAATTTCAGGCGCAGTCGGACCCGCTCATCTATCACCGCCTGTTGCTGGAAATGGCCCTGGTGGGGGAGCGCCATCCCCAGCGGGTGGTGCGCGGCTTCGTCCTATTCGCCGAGGCCGCCCTGGACCCCTGCACCGAGCCCTGGCACGGGCTGATGACGCGCGATCACCAGCCGCCGCTGCGCCGCGCCTATCTGCCCGAGGTGCTCAAGCGCCTGGCGCGCGAGGTTCCGGACCACCCGCTGCTCGGGGTCTTCCTGCCCTACCTGGAGGCCGACCTGGAGCGCTTGCGTCGGCAAGCCCCAACGGTCTATCGTCAATTGCAAGCAACCGCCCTGCCGGAAGCCTCGCGTCGCCACTGTGTCGCGGTGTTTCAATCCTGGCTGATGGCGCGGTTCAAATCGCTGAGCCTGGAGGAGATCCTGAAGATGTTAGGCGAACTCACCCCACTCGAAGAGACCCGGGCCTACAAGGAACTGGTGGCCAAGGGCGTGACCATTGGCCACCAAGAGGGCCGCCGACGCGAAGCACGCCGACTGGTGCTGCTGCAACTCCAACGGCGCATCGGCGTGGTGCCCGCTGCCCAGCAGCGGCGCATCGCCGCCTTATCGGTCGAGCAACTGGAGTCCCTGGGCACCGCCCTGCTGGACTTTCGCGACCTGTCGGAACTCAACGCCTGGTTGGCAGACCACTGA
- a CDS encoding transketolase C-terminal domain-containing protein has product MLTQCEGSHAVAATVALCRPEVICAYPISPQTHIVEGLSEMVRDGTLQHCEFINVESEFAAMSVAIGSSATGARSYTATASQGLLFMAEAVWNASGLGLPIVMTLANRAIGAPINIWNDHTDAMSMRDAGWLQLFAENNQEAADLHIQAFRLAEELSLPIMVCMDGFILTHAYEGVDIPTQAQVDAYLPPYEPRQVLDPRDPVSIGAMVGPEAFTEVRYLAHAKQMQALELIPQLAEEFQAQFGRASGGLIRTYRTEDAQTVVVALGSVLGTIKDTIDDLREEGHKIGVLGITSFRPFPTAAIGEAVRYCERVVVVEKSFAVGVGGIVSRDVRTAMREHPHPIYAVIAGLGGRAITKDSLHQLFLTAMDDKLEALTFLDLDWNAVNRELERERTTRRSGPIAENLLRDLGVVAARVG; this is encoded by the coding sequence GTGCTGACGCAATGTGAAGGCTCCCACGCGGTCGCCGCGACCGTGGCCCTGTGCCGCCCCGAGGTGATCTGCGCCTACCCGATCTCACCCCAGACCCACATTGTCGAGGGCCTGAGCGAGATGGTGCGTGACGGGACCCTGCAACACTGCGAGTTCATCAACGTCGAGTCGGAGTTCGCCGCCATGTCGGTCGCCATCGGCTCCTCGGCCACCGGCGCCCGCTCCTACACCGCCACCGCGAGCCAGGGCCTGCTGTTCATGGCCGAGGCGGTGTGGAATGCCTCCGGGCTCGGCCTGCCGATCGTGATGACGCTCGCCAACCGCGCCATCGGCGCCCCGATCAACATCTGGAACGACCACACCGACGCGATGTCCATGCGCGATGCGGGCTGGCTCCAGCTCTTTGCCGAGAACAACCAGGAGGCGGCCGACCTGCACATCCAGGCCTTCCGCCTGGCCGAGGAGCTCTCGCTGCCGATCATGGTGTGTATGGATGGCTTCATCCTCACCCATGCCTACGAGGGCGTGGATATCCCCACCCAGGCGCAGGTGGACGCCTATCTGCCGCCTTACGAGCCGCGGCAGGTGCTCGACCCGCGTGATCCGGTGTCCATCGGCGCCATGGTCGGCCCGGAGGCCTTCACCGAGGTGCGCTATCTGGCGCACGCCAAGCAGATGCAGGCCCTGGAACTGATCCCGCAGTTGGCCGAGGAGTTCCAGGCGCAGTTCGGGCGCGCTTCGGGCGGGCTCATCCGCACCTATCGCACCGAGGACGCGCAGACCGTGGTGGTGGCCCTGGGCTCGGTCCTGGGCACCATCAAGGACACCATCGACGACCTGCGCGAGGAGGGACACAAGATCGGCGTGCTCGGCATCACCTCCTTCCGCCCCTTCCCGACCGCCGCGATCGGTGAGGCGGTGAGGTACTGCGAGCGCGTGGTGGTCGTGGAGAAGAGCTTTGCGGTAGGCGTCGGCGGCATCGTCTCGCGCGACGTGCGCACCGCTATGCGCGAGCATCCGCATCCGATCTATGCGGTGATCGCCGGGCTCGGCGGGCGGGCCATCACCAAGGACTCGCTGCACCAGCTCTTCCTCACGGCGATGGACGACAAGCTCGAGGCACTGACCTTCCTCGATCTGGACTGGAACGCGGTGAACCGTGAGCTCGAGCGCGAGCGCACCACCCGCCGCTCCGGCCCGATCGCCGAAAACCTGCTGCGCGACCTGGGTGTCGTGGCAGCCCGCGTCGGTTGA
- a CDS encoding DUF2887 domain-containing protein yields MKTDKQIYTLLGADPDFLRVLTDGIAVRGPYLFEALDVKGLERRTDGVLIPRAQDEDIWVMEFQAQSDPLIYHRLLLEMALVGERHPQRVVRGFVLFAEAALDPCTEPWHGLMTRDHQPPLRRAYLPEVLKRLAREVPDHPLLGVFLPYLEADLERLRRQAPTVYRQLQATALPEASRRHCVEVFQSWLNTRAGRGIRPVRKVLGGATSPGSHAGLG; encoded by the coding sequence ATGAAGACCGACAAACAGATCTACACCCTGCTGGGCGCTGACCCCGACTTCCTGCGCGTACTCACCGACGGCATCGCCGTGCGCGGGCCCTACCTGTTCGAGGCGCTCGACGTCAAAGGACTGGAGCGGCGCACCGACGGCGTCCTGATCCCGCGGGCGCAAGACGAAGACATCTGGGTCATGGAATTTCAGGCGCAGTCGGACCCGCTCATCTATCACCGCCTGTTGCTGGAAATGGCCCTGGTGGGGGAGCGCCATCCCCAGCGGGTGGTGCGCGGCTTCGTCCTATTCGCCGAGGCCGCCCTGGACCCCTGCACCGAGCCCTGGCACGGGCTGATGACGCGCGATCACCAGCCGCCGCTGCGCCGCGCCTATCTGCCCGAGGTGCTCAAGCGCCTGGCGCGCGAGGTTCCGGACCACCCGCTGCTCGGGGTCTTCCTGCCCTACCTGGAGGCCGACCTGGAGCGCTTGCGTCGGCAAGCCCCAACGGTCTATCGTCAATTGCAAGCAACCGCCCTGCCGGAAGCCTCGCGTCGCCACTGTGTCGAGGTGTTTCAATCCTGGCTGAACACCCGGGCCGGACGGGGCATTCGCCCCGTTCGCAAGGTTTTGGGTGGCGCGACGAGCCCTGGTTCCCACGCTGGCCTCGGATAG